One Actinoplanes missouriensis 431 DNA segment encodes these proteins:
- a CDS encoding major capsid protein, which translates to MAVTLAQAATLSQNDLQRGVIEMFVQASPVLDRIPLMEIEGNAYAYNSEGTLPGVEFRAVNGQYTESTGVVNQATESLVILGGDADVDTFIAKTRSNLNDQRAVQTAMKVKAASYRFQDAFFNGDVAGGGDAPNGFDGLRKRLTGAQVIAAGTNGIPVVGNGGSDVHAFFDKLDELVAAVPGLNGENGAIYANNAIQAKVRSAGRRLGGVEIVREDLTGKRVLTWNGIPVLDPGDTAAGVRILPQTETQGTAASITSSIYAVKYGQDEGDKGVTGLTNGGVDVRDLGELDAKPAYRTRIEFFTGVAVFAGKAAARLTGVLNG; encoded by the coding sequence GTGGCAGTGACCCTCGCTCAGGCTGCGACCCTGAGCCAGAACGACCTCCAGCGCGGCGTCATCGAGATGTTCGTGCAGGCCAGCCCCGTCCTCGACCGCATCCCGCTGATGGAGATCGAGGGCAACGCCTACGCCTACAACAGCGAGGGCACGCTCCCCGGCGTCGAGTTCCGTGCCGTCAACGGCCAGTACACCGAATCGACCGGCGTCGTGAACCAGGCGACCGAGTCGCTGGTCATCCTCGGCGGCGATGCGGACGTCGATACGTTCATCGCGAAGACCCGCTCGAACCTCAACGACCAGCGGGCCGTGCAGACGGCGATGAAGGTCAAGGCGGCCTCGTACCGCTTCCAGGACGCCTTCTTCAACGGCGACGTCGCCGGCGGCGGTGACGCCCCGAACGGCTTCGACGGTCTCCGTAAGCGGCTCACCGGCGCCCAGGTCATCGCTGCCGGAACCAACGGCATCCCGGTCGTCGGCAACGGCGGCAGCGACGTGCACGCCTTCTTCGACAAGCTCGACGAACTCGTCGCCGCTGTGCCCGGCCTCAACGGCGAGAACGGCGCAATCTACGCCAACAACGCCATCCAGGCCAAAGTTCGCTCGGCGGGCCGGCGCCTGGGTGGAGTCGAGATCGTCCGCGAGGACCTGACCGGCAAGCGCGTCCTGACCTGGAATGGTATTCCGGTGCTCGACCCGGGCGACACGGCCGCTGGCGTTCGGATCCTGCCGCAGACCGAAACCCAGGGCACCGCCGCGAGCATCACGAGCTCCATCTACGCGGTCAAGTACGGCCAGGACGAGGGCGACAAGGGCGTCACCGGCCTGACCAACGGCGGTGTCGACGTCCGAGACCTCGGCGAGCTGGACGCCAAGCCGGCCTACCGCACCCGGATCGAGTTCTTCACCGGTGTGGCGGTGTTCGCGGGCAAGGCCGCGGCCCGGCTCACCGGCGTTCTCAACGGCTGA
- a CDS encoding phage minor capsid protein — protein sequence MAVDPDKLTEIIRATVDLYRAGEHGLLRLVTRYLATGIDTPGWAIERLAALGQLRRAGQDILDSISDELAETVLQAVANAYAAGGASVLEEIPTELSAGAAAGAAATAVVPRSAAMEALAQALVQDIGARHSNVLRHITDVYRRVVAEGTAASIAGGLTRREASQLTYARLVEQGVVSFVDARGRRWRMSSYVEMAIRTVTQRAAVQGQVDKQRRLGLPFVVVSNEAQECERCRPYEGRVLRIGSGPTGTIEVAHQTTGEPVTIDVRATLDDARSWGFQHPNCRHSVRSYLPGITRLPRQPTADPDGDAARQRQRAIERAIRRWKERELAALTPAAAAQARARVVLWQGQMRQHLAANPTLKRLSYREQIGAGSAPR from the coding sequence GTGGCTGTCGACCCCGACAAGCTGACCGAGATCATCCGCGCCACGGTCGACCTGTACCGGGCGGGCGAGCATGGTCTGCTCCGGCTCGTCACCCGCTACCTCGCGACCGGCATCGACACCCCCGGTTGGGCCATCGAGCGACTCGCGGCTCTCGGCCAGCTGCGCAGGGCGGGCCAGGACATCCTCGACAGCATCAGCGACGAGCTGGCCGAAACGGTCCTCCAGGCCGTCGCCAACGCCTATGCCGCCGGCGGAGCGTCCGTCCTCGAGGAGATCCCGACCGAGCTGTCGGCCGGCGCGGCGGCCGGCGCCGCCGCCACCGCGGTGGTGCCCCGCTCAGCGGCCATGGAGGCGCTCGCCCAGGCCCTCGTCCAGGACATCGGCGCCCGGCACAGCAACGTCCTGCGCCACATCACGGACGTCTACCGCCGTGTGGTGGCCGAGGGCACGGCGGCGAGCATCGCGGGCGGGCTCACCCGGCGCGAGGCCTCCCAGCTGACGTACGCCCGGCTCGTCGAGCAGGGCGTGGTCAGCTTCGTCGACGCGCGTGGCCGCCGCTGGCGCATGTCCAGCTACGTCGAGATGGCGATCCGCACCGTCACCCAGCGCGCCGCAGTGCAGGGCCAGGTGGACAAGCAGCGCCGCCTAGGCCTGCCGTTCGTGGTGGTCTCCAACGAGGCCCAGGAGTGCGAACGGTGCCGGCCGTATGAAGGGCGGGTGCTCCGGATCGGCTCCGGGCCGACCGGCACGATCGAGGTGGCGCACCAGACCACTGGCGAGCCGGTCACGATCGATGTCCGGGCGACCCTGGACGACGCGCGATCGTGGGGCTTCCAGCATCCGAACTGCCGGCACTCGGTCCGGAGCTACCTGCCGGGGATCACCCGGCTGCCGCGCCAGCCCACCGCCGATCCTGACGGCGACGCCGCACGGCAGAGACAGCGTGCGATCGAGCGCGCGATCCGGCGGTGGAAAGAGCGGGAACTCGCCGCGCTGACCCCGGCCGCCGCCGCCCAGGCGCGGGCCCGGGTGGTGTTGTGGCAGGGCCAGATGCGACAGCACCTGGCCGCCAACCCCACGCTGAAGCGCCTCAGCTACCGCGAGCAGATTGGTGCCGGATCAGCGCCGCGCTGA
- a CDS encoding phage portal protein — MPLPSDPLQAWPPKHLEPVFSKINEWGIWYAGQPDKLADFYSRSRPAFPEVQPGPKDTAARWFWGEHVPDGQRRAKLHVPLAADIAQTSARLLFSEPPTLTATDKDTQARLDELIDDGAHAEFLAAAEVAAAKSGTYLRIVWDKTLRPRPWIARVDPGTAVPEFRWGVLTAVTFWRILERNSQRVVRYLERHEPGVIWHGVYDGTLDQLGDPVDVGGWADTSWLTSMEGVSWTGKAAAITTVPGRLTAAYIPNVTPTRIWADIPGAGDLGRSDYDSTEGLLDSLDETWSSLMRDLRLGVARVFVPQQYLTSHGPGKGATWEAAREILVGLETLSGDDQAMQMHTFQPDIRVEQHLRIADQMTRTIVETAGYSAQTFGMSDGTAVTATEVGARKQESDIGRDSKIIHWRPELGTLIETLLIVDATIFGTGVTPEVPQIDFGDTVSVDPEKQARTLQLLEAAQSISTWMKVKTLHPDWEDTEVRKEVDRIQQAGGAGEDPEIVIGGLNGGRTGGDPGQPPDPPADPPQE; from the coding sequence ATGCCGCTGCCCTCCGACCCGCTGCAGGCGTGGCCGCCGAAGCACCTGGAGCCCGTCTTCAGCAAGATCAACGAGTGGGGCATCTGGTACGCCGGCCAGCCCGACAAGCTCGCCGACTTCTACAGCCGCAGCCGGCCCGCCTTCCCCGAAGTCCAACCCGGACCGAAGGACACCGCGGCCCGCTGGTTCTGGGGCGAGCACGTCCCGGACGGCCAGCGCCGTGCCAAGCTTCACGTGCCGCTCGCCGCCGACATCGCCCAGACGAGCGCACGGCTGCTGTTCTCGGAGCCGCCCACCCTGACGGCAACCGACAAGGACACCCAGGCCCGCCTCGACGAGCTGATCGACGACGGCGCCCACGCGGAGTTCCTCGCCGCCGCCGAAGTCGCCGCCGCCAAGAGTGGCACGTACCTGCGCATCGTCTGGGACAAGACGCTCCGGCCGCGCCCGTGGATCGCCCGCGTCGACCCCGGCACTGCGGTCCCAGAGTTCCGCTGGGGCGTGCTGACGGCCGTGACTTTCTGGCGGATCCTGGAGCGCAACAGCCAGCGCGTGGTGCGGTACCTCGAACGGCACGAGCCCGGCGTCATCTGGCACGGCGTCTACGACGGCACCCTCGACCAACTCGGTGACCCCGTCGACGTCGGCGGCTGGGCGGACACCTCCTGGCTCACGTCGATGGAGGGCGTCTCCTGGACGGGTAAGGCGGCCGCCATCACCACCGTGCCCGGCCGGCTCACCGCCGCGTACATCCCGAACGTCACCCCGACCCGCATCTGGGCGGACATCCCGGGCGCCGGCGACCTCGGCCGCTCCGACTACGACAGCACCGAGGGCCTGCTGGACAGCCTGGACGAAACCTGGTCTTCGCTGATGCGTGACCTGCGCCTGGGCGTCGCCCGCGTCTTCGTCCCGCAGCAGTACCTGACCTCCCACGGACCCGGCAAGGGCGCCACCTGGGAGGCCGCTCGGGAGATCCTCGTCGGCCTGGAAACGCTGTCCGGCGACGACCAGGCGATGCAGATGCACACGTTCCAGCCGGACATCCGCGTCGAGCAGCACCTGCGCATCGCCGACCAGATGACCCGCACGATCGTCGAGACGGCCGGCTACTCGGCCCAGACGTTCGGCATGTCGGACGGGACCGCGGTGACCGCGACCGAGGTCGGGGCGCGGAAGCAGGAGTCGGACATCGGCCGCGACTCGAAGATCATTCACTGGCGGCCCGAGCTCGGCACGCTCATCGAGACGCTGTTGATCGTTGACGCCACGATCTTCGGCACCGGCGTCACACCCGAGGTCCCGCAGATCGACTTCGGTGACACCGTCTCCGTTGACCCGGAGAAGCAGGCCCGCACCCTGCAGCTCCTCGAAGCGGCCCAGTCGATCTCCACCTGGATGAAGGTCAAGACCCTGCACCCGGACTGGGAAGACACCGAGGTGCGGAAAGAGGTCGACCGGATCCAGCAGGCCGGCGGCGCAGGAGAGGACCCGGAGATCGTGATCGGCGGCCTGAACGGCGGCCGAACCGGCGGCGACCCGGGCCAGCCGCCCGACCCGCCAGCCGACCCGCCCCAGGAGTAG
- a CDS encoding PBSX family phage terminase large subunit has product MIKPLTGKAKRSVQLATARYNIWEGAVRSSKTVASTFRWMQYVRNGPGGNLAMLGKTERTLKRNVIDPMIDMLGSKRCRYMSGSGELYLFGRRIYTAGANDARAIEKIQGLTLAGAYGDEIATWPEDLWNMLGTRLSVPGAQFFGTCNPAGPVHWLKVLLDQAAMWLDHDGAITRSQDGDPLDMHRFSFTLDDNPHLSPDFIRSLKRQYVGLFFKRYIQGLWVPAEGAIYDMFDTDRHVVTAIPAISRWIGVGIDHGTRNPFHAVLLGLGADRKLHITSDWRWDSARQRRQLSDAEYSREVRHWLGGVPVPRSDRIGVQPERAVVDPSATGFRVQLQQDGLASMLADNSVLPGIRTISTLYSLDLLDIHESCQELIRETLGYSWDDKAAAKGEDVPMKVADHGPDAKRYIGHTTRAAWRGELRERLHLPA; this is encoded by the coding sequence ATGATCAAACCGCTGACCGGCAAGGCCAAGCGCTCGGTGCAGCTGGCCACCGCCCGGTACAACATCTGGGAAGGCGCGGTCCGGTCCTCCAAGACTGTGGCCTCGACGTTCCGTTGGATGCAATACGTCCGCAACGGGCCCGGCGGCAACCTCGCCATGCTCGGCAAGACCGAGCGGACCCTGAAGCGCAACGTCATCGACCCGATGATCGACATGCTCGGGTCCAAGCGCTGCCGGTACATGTCCGGCAGCGGCGAGCTGTATCTGTTCGGCCGGCGCATCTACACCGCCGGCGCGAACGACGCCCGTGCCATCGAGAAGATCCAGGGCCTCACCCTGGCGGGCGCGTACGGCGACGAGATCGCGACCTGGCCTGAGGACCTGTGGAACATGCTCGGCACCCGGCTCTCCGTCCCCGGCGCCCAGTTCTTCGGCACCTGCAACCCGGCCGGCCCTGTCCACTGGCTGAAGGTGCTCCTCGATCAGGCCGCGATGTGGCTCGACCACGACGGCGCGATCACCCGCAGCCAAGACGGCGACCCACTCGACATGCACCGGTTCTCGTTCACCCTGGACGACAACCCGCACCTGTCGCCCGACTTCATCCGGTCGCTGAAGCGCCAGTACGTCGGCCTGTTCTTCAAGCGCTACATCCAGGGCCTGTGGGTGCCGGCCGAGGGCGCGATCTACGACATGTTCGACACCGATCGGCACGTCGTCACCGCCATCCCGGCGATCAGCCGGTGGATTGGCGTGGGCATCGACCACGGCACCCGCAACCCGTTCCACGCGGTCCTCCTGGGCCTGGGCGCGGACCGGAAGCTGCACATCACCTCGGATTGGCGGTGGGACTCCGCACGCCAGCGCCGGCAGCTCTCCGATGCTGAGTACTCCCGCGAAGTCCGGCACTGGCTCGGCGGCGTACCGGTGCCCCGCTCGGACCGGATCGGCGTGCAGCCGGAACGCGCCGTCGTCGACCCGTCCGCGACCGGCTTCCGGGTGCAGCTGCAGCAGGACGGCCTGGCGTCGATGCTCGCCGACAACAGCGTGCTGCCCGGCATCCGCACGATCAGCACCCTCTACAGCCTCGACCTGCTCGACATCCACGAGTCGTGCCAGGAGCTGATCAGGGAGACGCTCGGCTACTCCTGGGACGACAAGGCCGCGGCCAAGGGCGAAGACGTGCCGATGAAGGTGGCCGACCACGGCCCCGACGCGAAGCGGTACATCGGCCACACCACCCGTGCCGCCTGGCGTGGTGAGCTGCGCGAACGACTCCACTTGCCCGCGTGA
- a CDS encoding helix-turn-helix domain-containing protein, which yields MAGGHPPITDTERQRVAELHAEGLSRNAIAELLGRSGRTVSKICAEHDPPLTFERTRTAAATAAKKADGAARRAQLQVDLLENAQRLAGQMFAPSKIWNFGGKENDYNERTLDEPPFRDKQAIALSIKALADTAMKLADYDRTDVATSGIDAWLQHMTGDGD from the coding sequence ATGGCCGGCGGACACCCACCCATCACCGACACCGAACGGCAGCGCGTCGCCGAACTCCACGCCGAAGGCCTGAGCCGCAACGCGATCGCCGAGCTCCTCGGCCGCTCCGGACGCACGGTCTCCAAGATCTGCGCCGAGCACGACCCGCCGCTCACCTTCGAGCGCACCAGGACGGCCGCGGCTACCGCCGCGAAGAAGGCCGACGGCGCCGCACGCCGCGCACAGCTACAGGTCGACCTGCTGGAGAACGCGCAGCGGCTCGCCGGCCAGATGTTCGCCCCGTCGAAGATCTGGAACTTCGGCGGTAAGGAAAACGACTACAACGAGCGCACGCTCGACGAGCCGCCGTTCCGTGACAAGCAGGCCATCGCCCTGTCCATCAAGGCGCTCGCCGACACCGCGATGAAGCTGGCCGACTACGACCGCACCGACGTGGCCACCTCCGGCATCGACGCCTGGCTCCAGCACATGACCGGAGACGGCGACTGA
- a CDS encoding WS/DGAT domain-containing protein: protein MTSLSEVAGLLTALQTLESLPPLERVRAARALSDRAKTALAAVGDAAVVEALSGSSYTAVASELGVSVATVNKAVTRHNARTKE from the coding sequence ATGACCTCCCTTTCCGAAGTTGCTGGCCTGCTGACCGCGCTCCAGACCCTGGAAAGCCTGCCCCCGCTGGAGCGCGTCCGCGCGGCCCGGGCGCTCAGCGACAGGGCCAAGACGGCGCTCGCCGCCGTGGGCGACGCCGCGGTGGTGGAGGCGCTGTCTGGCAGCTCGTACACGGCGGTGGCTTCCGAGTTGGGCGTGTCGGTGGCGACGGTCAACAAGGCGGTGACCAGGCACAACGCCCGCACGAAGGAGTAG
- a CDS encoding helix-turn-helix domain-containing protein: MTVSPATQAARQWATDHGHPQPDDRMLQAYEDNRPGSIRVPSTTSLGTALREIRHLHGLTLQQLADKTGINLQQLGEYERGRTMPSAVNLLKIIAAYEYKLALVAPQKQSGPNGDVA; the protein is encoded by the coding sequence GTGACCGTCAGCCCCGCCACCCAAGCCGCCCGCCAATGGGCCACCGACCACGGTCACCCCCAGCCCGACGACCGCATGCTCCAGGCCTACGAGGACAACCGGCCCGGCAGCATCCGCGTCCCCAGCACCACCAGCCTCGGCACCGCCCTGCGCGAGATCCGGCACCTCCACGGCCTCACCCTCCAGCAGCTCGCCGACAAGACCGGCATCAACCTTCAGCAGCTCGGCGAGTACGAGCGCGGTCGCACGATGCCGTCCGCGGTGAACCTGCTGAAGATCATCGCCGCGTACGAGTACAAGCTGGCCCTCGTCGCCCCGCAGAAGCAGAGCGGGCCGAACGGAGACGTGGCATGA